The sequence AGCATGGGTGTGCCCGCTGAAAATATGGTGATTATTGATAACGGCGACATTGTTGAGGTCAACCCCTCCGGCATTCGCAAAGCGGGTAAAGTGCCCTCAGGCATTGAGCTAGTGGATGCCTCCCGCGTGGGCGTGGTAGGCCGCGATGTGCTCAAAGAGCGCCAGCAGCTGGCTGAAGATGGCGTGGTCACCATTGCCGCCACCGTCGGTAACAATGGCAAGTTAGTAGCCGACCCCACTGTGCAAATTCGGGGTGTGGCCCAGTCGATCTCCCAAGAGCGCTTCCAGGGCCAGGTAAAGCAGATCATCAGCCAGGTGCTAGCTAACAAGGGAGCTGAGCTGGTGGTCTCTAACGGTAACGGCAAAGCCTCGCTTGATTTAGATGCGCTTAAGGTTGCCCTCGACCAAGACCTGCGTCGCCTGGTACGGCGCGAGTTAGACAAGCGCGACCCCATGCTAATTTTGCTCATTCAAGGGGCTGGGGTAGAAGGTTCCGTTCAAGCTCAGCCCCAAGCCGAGCCGAAGCCGAGGGCCCAAGCCAAGCCCAAAACTGACTCAAAGCCCAAGGCAGAGCCCCAGCCCAAGACAGAGCCCCAGCTCAAAGCGGAGCCCCAGCCCAAAGCAGACGTCGAGCCCCAGGTAGCCGTCGCTGAGCGGCGTACCCGCACCCGGGCCACGGCGGCTTCGGCCTCTTAGGTAGTTTAGAGATAGCAAAAAAAGGGGGGCGATCGCAGCTGCGATCGCCCCCCTTTTTTTGCTAATTAGGGCGATCGCTTGTGGTTGCCGATCAACATTACGGGTGCGATTTTGGCACAGCTGTGGTAGAAAGGTACGCAACATTAGGTTGCTGCCTCTGCTTGACGCTATAATGCTGTCAGCAGGAGCTGATGTACCTGAGCAAAGGTGCATAGCAAATGTCTTAAGCAGCTACACATCCTTAGCGCTAAAGGCTTCTGTCAAAATTTTTGTTCAGCTTGTGCGGTTTATCCCAAGCAGATCTAGCGCAAACGAGATCCAGTACGAACAAGAATTTCCAGAGTTGCCCAGCGGGTTAGGTGATCTGTGCATGCCCTTAGGAAGCAGGAGTTTGTCGCGGCCTCGCGATAAGTTCTATTGCGAGGCCTTTGCAAACAAGTTTTCCGACAGCCCGGTGGCGGTGTTGACGTGGCTGGTGAATGGCCAAATCACCCACTCAGGGCAGGAAAAGCAGACTTTATTCGCCCTGGTGAGCGTCGTATGAGGAATTTGGATGCCGAAGCAGATTGTTATTGCTGAGCAGAATCGGATCGCGGCGGTTTTTTCGGAAGATCAGATTCAAGAGCTAATTGTGGCCACCGGTAGCCACCAGGTTAGCGACATTTATTTAGGCACGGTAGAAAACGTGCTGCCCGGCATTGATGCCGCTTTCGTCAACATTGGCGATAGTGAGCGCAACGGCTTTATGCATGTCACCGATCTGGGACCGCTCAAGCTCAAGCGCAGCGCTGGTTCGATTACCGAACTGGTCGTGCCCCAGCAAAAGGTGCTGGTGCAGATCATGAAAGAGCCCACGGGCAATAAAGGGCCAAGGCTGACAGGCAACATCAGCTTACCAGGGCGCTATCTGGTGCTCATGCCTTCAGGACGAGGGGTCAACTTGTCTCGGCGCATTCGCAGCGAGAGCGAGCGCAACCGCCTGCGAGCCCTGGCCATTCTTGTCAAGCCCGCTGGCATGGGGCTGCTGGTGCGAACAGAGGCCGAAGGCATTAGCGAAAACGCCATCATTGAAGACCTAGAAACCCTGCAAAAGCAGTGGGAAAGCATTCAGCAGCAAGCTTTAAACACCCGTCCTCCCGCCCTGCTCAACCGGGATGACGACTTCATTCAGCGGGTGCTGCGCGACGCTTACAACGCCGATGTCAACCGCATTGTCACCGACTCCAGCACCGGCATGAAGCGGGTGAAGCAGCATTTGGCCAACTGGAGCGACGGTCAGGTGCCCGCCGGAGTGCTGATTGATCACCACCGTGAGCGCACCCCTATCCTCGAATACTTCCGGGTGAATGCGGCCATTCGCGAAGCCCTGAAGCCTCGGGTAGACCTACCCTCCGGTGGCTATATCATCATTGAGCGCACCGAAGCGCTAACCGTAGTTGACGTTAACTCTGGGTCGTTTACCCGCTCTGCCACGGCCCGTGAGACGGTGCTGTGGACTAACTGCGAAGCAGCCACCGAAATTGCTCGCCAGCTGCGCTTGCGTAACATTGCAGGCGTGATTGTGGTCGATTTTATCGACATGGACTCGCGCCGCGACAAGCTGCAAGTACTAGAACACTTTACCAAGGCTCTCCGCTCCGACAAAGCTCGACCTCAAATTTCGCAACTGTCGGAGCTGGGGCTGGTAGAGCTAACTCGCAAACGTCAAGGCCAAAATGTTTACGAGCTATTTGGTCGTCCCTGCCCCACCTGCGGCGGTCTTGGTCACTTGGTTCACCTGCCCGGTGAAGCTCCTACCGAAACCAGTCAAGATGTGCCCCGAGCTGTGGTCTCTAGCAGCAGTGCCGTTCCTCAATTAGCACCGCCGCTAGCCGATGGGGATAGTCTTGAGGGACGCCCTGACCTTCAAGAGCTCGACTTAGGTAACCACCCCAGCTACCAAGATAAGTCTGGCCGCGGCAACAACCGCCGCCGCCGCCGCCGCGACCCTTTGCCTGCTCGGAGTAACGGCAAAGAAGCGCCGGTGGTTAAAGACAATGGGCCAGAGATCCCTGACGTAAAAGAGTCGGTCGAATCAACGGTGCCCGTATTAGCTCATAAACCTGAGGAGGAAAAAGCTGCACCCCGGGGTCGCGGGCGATCTGGGGGGCGGAGCGACTCCCCCAACGAGGCGTCGCGGAATCGCAAAACCGTCGCCCCGCCTCAGGTGGTCACGGTAGAGATGACCGCTGACGAACAGCGCATCTACGCCATGATGGGCATCTCACCCCTGGTGCTGTCGCCCCAGGAAGTAACTGATCCCCGCAATGTGGCGGTGGCGGTCGTGCTCCCTGGCCAGGCTCCACCGGCTCTGGTCTCAGTTACCCCATCTGAGGTGCTGGACGAGATCAATACTGATACTCCGGCAGAAGAAGCCACAGCAGTGGCGATCGCCGAGCCTGAACCCTCTTCCCCTAAACTCTCCCCCAGCCGCACCGTACGCACCCGGTCGGCTCGCGCTAAAGCCCAAGAGACTGAAACCGCCACTCCAGCAGACCCGGTGATTCCCTCAGAACCGGCCGTTGAGATGCCGATCGCTGCTGAGCCCACGGCGGCAGATACCCCCGCTGAGATAGAGGAGACCCCGACTGACGCAGAAGCCACTAGCACCCTGCGCCGTCGCCGCCGCCGCCGCTCCTCAGCCAGTGGCGACGGCGACGAATAGCTCCAGGTCGCTATTCATGGCTGATCGGCCCGACGGCGCCATGCTGATTGCCGGGGTAGATGAAGTAGGGCGTGGCTGCCTGTTTGGCCCTGTGGTGGCAGCGGCAGTGGTTCTGTCAGCCCAGGCTTGTACTCAGCTTGAGGCTCTTGGAGTAACCGACAGCAAACTCCTGAGCGAGGCCCGCCGTGAGCGCATGGTAGAGCCGATTCAAACCCTGGCCACCGATTACGCCCTAGGGCTAGGGACGATCTACGACATCGAGCGACTCAACATTCTCCACGCTAGCCTGTTGGCTATGCGCCGAGCGTTGAATCGTCTGACGATCGCACCCGAGCTCTGCCTAATTGACGGCAATCAGCGGATTCCAGACCTGGCCTGGCCCCAGCGCACAGTGGTGCAGGGCGATCGCCTACACATTGAGATCGCTGCCGCCAGCATTTTGGCTAAGGTGTGGCGCGATCGCCTAATCGTTCGCCTCGATCGCCGTTATCCCGGCTACCATCTGGCTCGCAACAAAGGCTATGGCAGCGCCGCCCATCGTCTAGCCTTGCAAACCCTAGGGCCAACTCCCCAGCACCGGCGCAGCTTCAAAGGATGCAGCTAGCGCAGGGCAGGAACAGCCGCTGGAGTCAACTCGGTAAAGGTGTGGGCTCGATCAAACCCCTCAATGGCGATGCGCACGTAGGCTGACAGCCAGCGAAAGCGGTTAGCCGTTTCTAGTGAAATTGGCACCTTGCTAAACAAAATCACCGCAAACAGCTCTCCTTCTGGGGGAAGGCCACCAAAACCCAGCACCGACTGCACCCCATAGGCCGCCACAAACTCGCGCTGGGCAGGAATATAGGGGCTGCCCACGGCCTGGGGGACATAGAACACGTTGAATGACTTGTGAGGGGTATCAGTCAACAGAGTAGGTACCGTTTCAATCACCTTGCTCACCTCCAGACCAAACTGCTGGATGAGCTGCAAAATCATGGGTGCTCGGTGTACAAAGTCTTGGTCGAGCAGCGGAATGCCCTGGTGACCCGCAGAGCCTTGTCGGTAGTTCCAGTGAGGCTCAGCACCAGCAGTGGCTAACAGCGTCAGGCACTTAGTCGCCGAAGGCACGTACTGTCCTTGAAGAATGCCCCGCGCCGATTCCTGCACCTCAGCAGGCAAAAACCCAAAGGGGTGAGTTTTAAAGAAGCGCACCAGAGCGCAGGCCGGCTCGCCGGTACGAGGGTCTACAAAATTGTCGTAGATGTAGCGTACCACCCGGTTAGCAGTGTCTTCCATACTCTGCGATCGTTCGTCCATATTGCGCAGAGTAACTGCACATTGGCACATATCAGCCTTGGAAAAATGCTCTAGATCGTACATTGTTTTCATCCTCAATGGCTAACCAAATTATTGCCAATAATGGGGAGTGTTTAGAGTGGTCAATGTTCATTCTAAACACTTCAATGGAATTACTCAGAACGCTTACAAAGACTTGGCAATCGCTTCACACCGTAAAAGTTTATAGTTGTTTTTCTAAAATTTCCGGGCTTCTAAAGCAGCAAATTAACAAGATTTTCATAATCGCTCAAAGCTATTCCCAAAGGGCAACAATACTATAGACAACAGCTTGATGAGCTACTGAGCAAAGGGTAGGCCCATCATAGTTATCGCCAGCAGCACGGCATGAAATAGGTAAACCAAAGCAATTTCTCAGCCAAACAAAAATATCCAAGCTATATTCAACCCAATGTTTAGCGTGCCGTTAGAATTGCCGGCATCCACCCATTTATGCCCAAAAGAAGCCATAGTAGAAGATGCCGCTGTCGGTTTAAACTTTCTTTAAAAATATACCTGACCAGTCAACCCAATTATCGTTATAGCCATAGCTACCTGGGTTAGGACATACAGAAACCTCAAGAACGTTTGAACGTTCAAACGTTCTTGAGGAAATGTCTCAACCAGACTGGCTACAGCTATACATGGCGGCTTGAGCGCCAAACCCAAGGGTGCCTAGAATAGCGGCTCCTGAT is a genomic window of Nodosilinea sp. E11 containing:
- a CDS encoding Rne/Rng family ribonuclease, translating into MPKQIVIAEQNRIAAVFSEDQIQELIVATGSHQVSDIYLGTVENVLPGIDAAFVNIGDSERNGFMHVTDLGPLKLKRSAGSITELVVPQQKVLVQIMKEPTGNKGPRLTGNISLPGRYLVLMPSGRGVNLSRRIRSESERNRLRALAILVKPAGMGLLVRTEAEGISENAIIEDLETLQKQWESIQQQALNTRPPALLNRDDDFIQRVLRDAYNADVNRIVTDSSTGMKRVKQHLANWSDGQVPAGVLIDHHRERTPILEYFRVNAAIREALKPRVDLPSGGYIIIERTEALTVVDVNSGSFTRSATARETVLWTNCEAATEIARQLRLRNIAGVIVVDFIDMDSRRDKLQVLEHFTKALRSDKARPQISQLSELGLVELTRKRQGQNVYELFGRPCPTCGGLGHLVHLPGEAPTETSQDVPRAVVSSSSAVPQLAPPLADGDSLEGRPDLQELDLGNHPSYQDKSGRGNNRRRRRRDPLPARSNGKEAPVVKDNGPEIPDVKESVESTVPVLAHKPEEEKAAPRGRGRSGGRSDSPNEASRNRKTVAPPQVVTVEMTADEQRIYAMMGISPLVLSPQEVTDPRNVAVAVVLPGQAPPALVSVTPSEVLDEINTDTPAEEATAVAIAEPEPSSPKLSPSRTVRTRSARAKAQETETATPADPVIPSEPAVEMPIAAEPTAADTPAEIEETPTDAEATSTLRRRRRRRSSASGDGDE
- a CDS encoding ribonuclease HII; translated protein: MADRPDGAMLIAGVDEVGRGCLFGPVVAAAVVLSAQACTQLEALGVTDSKLLSEARRERMVEPIQTLATDYALGLGTIYDIERLNILHASLLAMRRALNRLTIAPELCLIDGNQRIPDLAWPQRTVVQGDRLHIEIAAASILAKVWRDRLIVRLDRRYPGYHLARNKGYGSAAHRLALQTLGPTPQHRRSFKGCS